A single genomic interval of Halopelagius inordinatus harbors:
- a CDS encoding cysteine hydrolase family protein: MSEYTFDSERTALVVVDVQNGFCHPDGSLYAPGSEAVVDDVAALVDDAREADATVVYTRDVHPPEQFEDSHYYDEFERWGEHVVEGTWETELVSELDVREEDHVVVKHTYDAFHRTELEGWLNAHGIDELVICGTLANVCVLHTAGSAGLRDFRPVLVEDAIGAIEDEHREYALDHAGWLFGEVTTSDDVEFE, from the coding sequence ATGAGCGAGTACACGTTCGACTCGGAGCGAACCGCCCTGGTAGTCGTCGACGTGCAGAACGGGTTTTGTCACCCCGACGGAAGCCTGTACGCCCCGGGGAGCGAGGCGGTCGTAGACGACGTGGCCGCCCTCGTCGACGACGCGCGCGAGGCGGACGCGACGGTGGTGTACACGCGCGACGTCCATCCGCCGGAACAGTTCGAAGACAGCCACTACTACGACGAGTTCGAACGCTGGGGCGAACACGTCGTCGAGGGGACGTGGGAGACGGAACTCGTCTCCGAACTCGACGTGCGCGAGGAGGACCACGTCGTCGTCAAGCACACGTACGACGCGTTCCACCGGACCGAACTCGAAGGGTGGCTGAACGCCCACGGCATCGACGAGTTGGTCATCTGCGGCACACTGGCGAACGTCTGTGTCCTTCACACCGCCGGAAGCGCGGGATTGCGCGACTTCCGCCCCGTGTTGGTCGAAGACGCCATCGGCGCGATAGAGGACGAACACAGAGAGTACGCGCTGGACCACGCGGGGTGGTTGTTCGGCGAGGTGACGACGAGCGACGACGTCGAGTTCGAGTGA